The following proteins are encoded in a genomic region of Hippocampus zosterae strain Florida chromosome 2, ASM2543408v3, whole genome shotgun sequence:
- the LOC127596037 gene encoding synaptophysin-like → MDVVNQLVAQGQFTIIKQPLGFIKVLQWIFAIFAFSTCGSYSGMFKMSVECKNRSESDLGIEVEFEYPFRLHQVYFDAPTCKGGNPERLFLVGDYSSSAEFFVTIGVFSFLYSMAALSVYCFVLEKYRENNKGPQIDFVATAVFAFMWLVSSCAWAKGLSDVKTATDPERVISLITACNERENRCLEVYDPKVSGLNTSVAFGFINLILWIGNLWFVFKETGWMAAFTGTYMPSQEKQPAPDSFAQGGGYGQQDPYAGSQGGYQPEYGQQGGYNEDGGYSQGYEQQPTSYSNQM, encoded by the exons ATCTTTGCCATCTTCGCCTTCTCAACATGCGGCAGTTACTCCGGCATGTTCAAGATGAGCGTGGAGTGTAAAAACCGGTCAGAGAGTGATCTTGGCATTGAAGTAGAATTTGAATATCCGTTCAG GCTCCATCAGGTTTACTTTGATGCCCCCACATGTAAGGGAGGGAATCCCGAGCGTCTGTTCCTGGTCGGCGACTACTCTTCCTCAGCAGAGTTCTTTGTCACCATCGGTGTTTTCTCCTTCCTCTACTCCATGGCAGCCCTCTCTGTTTACTGTTTCGTCTTGGAGAAATACCGTGAAAACAACAAGGGCCCCCAGATA GACTTTGTAGCGACAGCGGTGTTCGCCTTCATGTGGCTGGTGTCGTCTTGCGCGTGGGCCAAAGGTCTGTCGGATGTGAAGACGGCCACCGATCCCGAAAGGGTTATCAGCCTCATCACGGCCTGCAACGAACGAGAGAATCGCTGCCTTGAGGTCTACGACCCCAAAGTCTCTGGACTCAACACCTCTGTG GCTTTTGGCTTCATCAACCTGATCCTGTGGATAGGCAACCTGTGGTTCGTCTTCAAGGAGACCGGCTGGATGGCGGCCTTCACGGGAACGTACATGCCTTCGCAGGAAAAGCAGCCCGCTCCCGATTCCTTCGCTCAGGGCGGCGGCTACGGTCAGCAGGACCCGTACGCCGGCTCTCAGGGAGGTTACCAGCCCGAGTATGGCCAGCAGGGGGGCTACAACGAGGACGGAGGCTACAGCCAGGGCTATGAACAGCAGCCCACCTCCTACTCCAATCAAATGTGA
- the plp2b gene encoding proteolipid protein 2b, which produces MADTSASSSDASCLEKLKSYVRTQKGCILAAEILISFIIIICYAASRYGGYSAVAICEMVFAMVFFGIFMMDLDKQFQLVNWMWSDLFRAGIGALLYIITSLVCVIGGAGDGARIAGGVFGLIAGLLFAYDTYTIFLQIKSTRQHTAAATDDRV; this is translated from the exons ATGGCCGATACGTCAGCGTCCAGCTCTGATGCCAGCTGCCTGGAGAAGCTGAAAAGTTACGTGAGGACCCAAAAAGGTTGTATCCTCGCGGCAGAAATA cTCATcagcttcatcatcatcatctgctaCGCGGCATCCCGGTATGGAGGCTACTCGGCCGTGGCCATCTGCGAGATGGTCTTCGCCATGGTCTTCTTCGGCATTTTCATGATGGATCTGGACAAGCAGTTCCAGCTAGTCAACTGGATGTGGAGC GATCTGTTCCGGGCCGGCATCGGCGCACTCCTTTACATCATCACTTCGCTGGTGTGCGTGATTGGAGGAGCTGGCGACGGCGCTCGCATCGCAGGCGGG gtttTTGGATTGATTGCCGGTCTGCTGTTCGCCTACGACACATATACAATCTTCTTGCAAATCAAGAGCACTCGGCAGCACACTGCAGCCGCCACCG atGACAGAGTCTGA